The genome window CCGCCTGCGCACGCTTTACGCCCAGTAATTCCGATTAACGCTTGCACCCTACGTATTACCGCGGCTGCTGGCACGTAGTTAGCCGGTGCTTATTCTTCCGGTACCGTCATCCTCCTGCCGTATTAGGGCTGAAGTTTTCTTTCCGGACAAAAGTGCTTTACAACCCGAAGGCCTTCTTCACACACGCGGCATTGCTGGATCAGGCTTGCGCCCATTGTCCAAAATTCCCCACTGCTGCCTCCCGTAGGAGTCTGGGCCGTGTCTCAGTCCCAGTGTGGCTGGTCGTCCTCTCAGACCAGCTACAGATCGTCGCCTTGGTAGGCCTTTACCCCACCAACTAGCTAATCTGCCATCGGCCGCCCCTGCAGCGCGAGGCCCTTTCGGGTCCCCCGCTTTCCTCCTCAGAGATCATGCGGTATTAATCCGGCTTTCGCCGGGCTATCCCCCACTCCAGGACACGTTCCGATGTATTACTCACCCGTTCGCCACTCGCCACCAGGGTTGCCCCCGTGCTGCCGTTCGACTTGCATGTGTAAGGCATGCCGCCAGCGTTCAATCTGAGCCAGGATCAAACTCTTCAGTTCAAACCTGTTACTGTTTTCGGCCAGTTTCCTGACCGGTCGCTCACTCAACGTATTGACAGGTATCAATTGCTCAATACCTGACCTTACTGTGTGAGACTTGATACTTTCGCTTCTTCAGCAAACCCCTTGAGGCCCGCTGCGCGTCGCTACCAAGCGCCCACACTTATCGGCTGTTAATTTTTAAAGATCATTTACAGGCCGGACCAGCTCTTCAGCTTCCCCACCCTGCCGTGCCGCCCTGCAGCACAGAAACGAGATTATGTAGAACTTTCCGCAGACCGTCAACATGTTTTTATCGGGACCCTGCTGCTTTCCTGCCCCAACCCTGCTCCGCTGACCAACCCGCAAAAGCCCCGCCAACTCTGGCGCTCCCGCTTTCGCCCTCACATCCACCCAGAGCGCGAAAGACCGCAATTCTAGTCACTCACCTCACGCCTGGCAAGACCTTTTTCGGGGAAAATTTTCCATGCCCGCATCCCGACGCCCCTACCTATATATATTGGGGCCCAGGAGGGCCCCAATATCAGCCGCATCCGCCATGCTCACACTGAGAATTTGTCGGTTGCGACTAGAATGGATGACTTTTCGCACCTAACCTACGGATTTATGCGCTCCCGAATCGCCAAACGCCTCCCTCATGATGCAGACAAGCTCGTCAGCATTTCACTTGCACTCTGTGCGTCGGGCAGCCGTGTCGAAGACCATTTCTGGGAAACAAAGCTCAATCTCGTTCTGGCAAAAATCTTGCGCAACGGCAACCAGGCGACACTAGACGCTGCGCTCGACCATCTCCAGCCAGACTCTCCCGACGCTTATGGCACGCTGGCTGATATGGCCGAAACCCATAGCGAATCGTTTATCACCGAACGCGACGGAGTGGAGCATCAAGCGCTGCTAGTTGCAGCTCCAGTTCTCGCCTGGACCCGGTACGTCATCCCATCAGGCACACTAAAAGACAGTACGGCGGATGCACTCCGCACACAGTTGCATGCCAACGTTCTTGCTGCAGGCACGCAAGCGATCATGGTCCCGTTCCTGTACAGCATCGACCAACTGCCACAACAGCACGTCGAAACCTGGCAAATCGCCCAGCAACTGGAGCGAGCAAAAGTGAGCGAAGGGAAGGCAAAAATTAACCTGAATGCGCTTCCCGAAGCCGCACCAATCCTCGCAGATCCACGCTTTCTGCTAATGCTGGTTACCGCCCCCGTCGGCGCACCGATCTTTCGCTGGCAAGAAGAATCCGAAGCGGGTGACGCACGGACAAGCCGCGAACAGTGTCTTGAACGGTGGATCGCACAGGGCGGGGTTCATTTTTCAGCCGCGTTACCAGGCTGCGAATTCGAATGCCTGCTGCCCGATGCCTATTTCACGTCATGCCGGAACGCCGACGAGCGCGTCCGCCCGCACACCGTGCGCACTGCCGTGCGCTATTTAGTCGACACGACTGGAACTGCACCACAAGATCTTCGTGCGGTTATCGCCGGCTTTGGAGAAGGCCGGATTGACGAATATCGCATCAGCTTCACCCGCCGCTCCAGTAATGATGTCATCTATGGCGTGGTTTGGCCCTTGTACGGCCGGGAAAATGGCGAACCGGGCACTGGCGAAGCAGCACGGGAAATCACTCCCGCTGATATGCCTCTGGAAAATATTGCAGCGCTGCTAAAAGAGGCGGGCATCAGCGATATCCGGCGTCATCCAGGACTATTCGAACCAGAATATTGCGATGATTGCGGCGTGCCGCTTTACGCCGACCCACTTGGAGAAATCGTCCACGCCGAAATGCCCGAAGACGCAACTCCATCACAGCCTCACTTCCACTAAAAACCCCATCTCAGACGCCTCGCCGCTAAACCCGGCTGGCGCGCACCACCCCACCCTTCCGCGCCACAACAGGCCGCAGTCTCAACATGGATGCGACAACAAGCTTAGGCGCGCATCCAGAGACCCTCATTCCGCTCCAAGCACCCCAGACAAACTCAGCTTATTCAGATGAGTCAATACGCTGCGTTATAAACCTACTATAACGCCGACGATATATTTTTCGCAGTCTTAACTTATAGCAAGATAAATTCAGCTCACAAAATACATAAATCTCTTAAATTCAGACTTAAGACAAAGAAAATTTTTGTCCTAAGACTTTTGGTCAGTTCACCTACAAGTAAAAATTTTTCATAATATTACCGACGAAACACTACACAACCGTCAAAATATTGATAATATAGATCGCACTTCTACATATACAAGGAGATAAAACAATGCGATTTTCAGTCTTTAACTCAGATGCGGAGCGTCGCGAAGGCCTAAAGACATTGCTCAGGCAAATTGACCGGCAAGCACGGTTCAACGATATCCATGACTGGCATCAGGCAGCACGAATGCTTCGGCGCCAGCACTCCGACATTCTGGTAATCGACTGGCAGGAGTGGATGACTATCAGCGATCTCCAGCACCTGTTAAAAGGTTTCCCCCACTTAGCAGTCGCAGTGCTGACAGATGACGTATCGCCCGCCAATATATGCCTTCTGCTCAACAGCGGTGTCCGTGGGGTCATCCCCCGCAAGTCCGACCCTCACCTGATCACCCTGGCACTTGAAATGGTGATACGCGGCTGGCGCTATATTCCTGAAGAAGCCATCAAGCTCAATGTCCCAAGGATCTCCAACCATGCGGTTCATCGGAGCAATCCAGCAGGACATCTGCCGTACCAGCCACGTTTAATTGCAAAACTATCTCCACGACAGCAACAGATTCTTCGCTGTGTTCACATGGGAAGCACGAATAAGATGATCGCTCGCACACTAGGTATTGCCGAAGGTACCGTCAAAGTTCATCTCAGCAGCATTTTCCAGCAGTTGGGTGCAGCCAATCGCACTGCCGCTGTTGCGAACTACAACGGCTGGCTCACGCAAAGCCTCGAGGTTTTACGGTCTTCAGAAGAAGCCTCACCCCGGCCTATTCACGGAAAAGCGGGCCTAGTCCCACTGCGGCATCCAGTCAAACCACCTCTCTCATACCCACTGCCCAGCGAGCCCGTAGACCCGCCCATGGCAGCTGAACCCACTTCACCGTTTGGCGACACTGAAAACCCGGACCCTGAAACCGAAACTGAAACAGAGCATTAAACGTGCCCGTGCCAGCTCTATTCACACCCGCTGGCACGGGATTTCCCACACGGAGTGTGCTCAACAGGTAATATGAGATACATGGGTTTCCTGTACACGCCGCTTCCATTGTGGGTCGCTTTCGGTAGCTGGGCCATCGCTGCCGGGTTGCTTCTGCTCGCGGGCTGGAAAAACCCGTTTCAGCGACTACGCGACACAACGTTGCAGCATGCCTGGTTCGCTATCGTCGTCGCCATTACGGTTTTATGGGCTTGTAATGCATGGATGGATGACGGAACAGTCATCCATCTGCTTGGTGCCACATTGCTGGTTACGCTATTTGACTGGCCGCTGGCGCTTATTGCCATGGCGGCAATTATCGGTCTGGCCGCCAGCGTTTTTGACGCCCCCTGGCAAGGTATTGGGCTCACATTCGTAGTATTTGGTGCCATCCCCGTGGCTGCATCTGCATTATTGCAGCGAGCCTTTATAGCCCTGCTGCCAGGCAATCCGCTCACCTACATCCTCAGTCAAGGCTTTGCTCTACCTGCTTGTGCAGCAATCACCACCTTGCTCGCAGCACTCGCTGTTCACGCCATGCTCACGGGTAATCCATTGGCTCCAGCCCCCACAAGCTACGCAGTCAGCACACTGCTGCTCACTTCAGCGGAAGCATGGTTCACTGGAATTTCAACCTTGCTCATCGCCATCTATCGCCCTGCGTGGATTACGACTTATGATGTCCAGCGTTACCGGCTGGGCAAACCCCGCCTTTAGATCCGGTCCGCGCCCAACAACGCTTATTCAATTTCCCCAGATAGAGCGACGCAACGAGCAAGACAACACGTCAACAATTCAAGCGTGAACATTGCCTGCCTGAAATTACCTGCCTGGAGCCGGAA of Paraburkholderia bonniea contains these proteins:
- a CDS encoding DUF2863 family protein, translated to MRSRIAKRLPHDADKLVSISLALCASGSRVEDHFWETKLNLVLAKILRNGNQATLDAALDHLQPDSPDAYGTLADMAETHSESFITERDGVEHQALLVAAPVLAWTRYVIPSGTLKDSTADALRTQLHANVLAAGTQAIMVPFLYSIDQLPQQHVETWQIAQQLERAKVSEGKAKINLNALPEAAPILADPRFLLMLVTAPVGAPIFRWQEESEAGDARTSREQCLERWIAQGGVHFSAALPGCEFECLLPDAYFTSCRNADERVRPHTVRTAVRYLVDTTGTAPQDLRAVIAGFGEGRIDEYRISFTRRSSNDVIYGVVWPLYGRENGEPGTGEAAREITPADMPLENIAALLKEAGISDIRRHPGLFEPEYCDDCGVPLYADPLGEIVHAEMPEDATPSQPHFH
- a CDS encoding helix-turn-helix transcriptional regulator, whose amino-acid sequence is MRFSVFNSDAERREGLKTLLRQIDRQARFNDIHDWHQAARMLRRQHSDILVIDWQEWMTISDLQHLLKGFPHLAVAVLTDDVSPANICLLLNSGVRGVIPRKSDPHLITLALEMVIRGWRYIPEEAIKLNVPRISNHAVHRSNPAGHLPYQPRLIAKLSPRQQQILRCVHMGSTNKMIARTLGIAEGTVKVHLSSIFQQLGAANRTAAVANYNGWLTQSLEVLRSSEEASPRPIHGKAGLVPLRHPVKPPLSYPLPSEPVDPPMAAEPTSPFGDTENPDPETETETEH
- a CDS encoding energy-coupling factor ABC transporter permease — translated: MGFLYTPLPLWVAFGSWAIAAGLLLLAGWKNPFQRLRDTTLQHAWFAIVVAITVLWACNAWMDDGTVIHLLGATLLVTLFDWPLALIAMAAIIGLAASVFDAPWQGIGLTFVVFGAIPVAASALLQRAFIALLPGNPLTYILSQGFALPACAAITTLLAALAVHAMLTGNPLAPAPTSYAVSTLLLTSAEAWFTGISTLLIAIYRPAWITTYDVQRYRLGKPRL